One genomic window of Streptococcus mitis includes the following:
- the eno gene encoding surface-displayed alpha-enolase — MSIITDVYAREVLDSRGNPTLEVEVYTESGAFGRGMVPSGASTGEHEAVELRDGDKSRYGGLGTQKAVDNVNNIIAEAIIGYDVRDQQAIDRAMIALDGTPNKGKLGANAILGVSIAVARAAADYLEIPLYSYLGGFNTKVLPTPMMNIINGGSHSDAPIAFQEFMIVPAGAPSFKEALRWGAEIFHALKKILKSRGLETAVGDEGGFAPRFEGTEDGVETILAAIEAAGYVPGKDVFIGFDCASSEFYDKERKVYDYTKFEGEGAAVRTAAEQIDYLEELVNKYPIITIEDGMDENDWDGWKALTERLGGKVQLVGDDFFVTNTSYLEKGIAEGAANSILIKVNQIGTLTETFDAIEMAKEAGYTAVVSHRSGETEDSTIADIAVATNAGQIKTGSLSRTDRIAKYNQLLRIEDQLGEVAEYRGLKSFYNLKK, encoded by the coding sequence ATGTCAATTATTACTGATGTTTACGCTCGCGAAGTCCTAGACTCACGCGGTAACCCAACACTTGAAGTAGAAGTTTACACTGAATCAGGTGCTTTCGGACGTGGTATGGTTCCATCAGGAGCTTCTACTGGTGAACACGAAGCAGTTGAACTTCGCGACGGTGACAAATCTCGTTACGGTGGTCTTGGTACACAAAAAGCTGTTGACAACGTAAACAACATCATTGCTGAAGCAATCATCGGCTACGATGTACGTGACCAACAAGCTATCGACCGTGCTATGATCGCACTTGACGGTACTCCTAACAAAGGTAAATTGGGTGCTAACGCAATCCTTGGTGTGTCTATCGCTGTAGCTCGTGCTGCTGCTGACTACCTTGAAATCCCACTTTACAGCTACCTTGGTGGATTCAACACTAAAGTTCTTCCAACTCCAATGATGAACATCATCAACGGTGGTTCTCACTCTGACGCTCCAATCGCTTTCCAAGAGTTCATGATCGTACCTGCTGGTGCGCCATCATTCAAAGAAGCTCTTCGTTGGGGTGCTGAAATCTTCCACGCTCTTAAGAAAATCCTTAAATCTCGTGGTCTTGAAACAGCCGTAGGTGACGAAGGTGGATTCGCTCCTCGTTTTGAAGGAACTGAAGATGGAGTTGAAACTATCCTTGCTGCGATCGAAGCTGCTGGATATGTTCCAGGTAAAGACGTATTTATCGGATTTGACTGTGCTTCATCAGAATTCTACGATAAAGAACGTAAAGTTTACGACTACACTAAATTCGAAGGTGAAGGAGCAGCTGTACGTACTGCAGCAGAACAAATCGACTACCTTGAAGAATTGGTAAACAAATACCCAATCATCACTATCGAAGATGGTATGGATGAAAACGACTGGGACGGTTGGAAAGCTCTTACTGAACGTCTTGGTGGTAAAGTTCAATTGGTTGGTGACGACTTCTTCGTAACAAACACTTCTTACCTTGAAAAAGGTATTGCAGAAGGTGCTGCTAACTCAATCCTTATCAAAGTTAACCAAATCGGTACTCTTACTGAAACATTTGACGCTATCGAAATGGCGAAAGAAGCTGGTTACACTGCCGTTGTATCACACCGTTCAGGTGAAACTGAAGATTCAACAATCGCTGACATCGCAGTTGCAACTAACGCAGGACAAATCAAAACTGGTTCACTTTCACGTACAGACCGTATCGCTAAATACAACCAATTGCTTCGCATCGAAGACCAACTTGGTGAAGTAGCTGAATACCGTGGATTGAAATCATTCTACAACTTGAAAAAATAA
- a CDS encoding DUF1694 domain-containing protein: MTDLSKQLLEKAHGGPKLNPDEQRRYLGTFEERVLGYADIDTANSPQLEKGFLSILENLQEKAEPLFVKISPNIEFDKQVFYLKEAKETDSQATIVSEEHTSSPFGLIIHTNAPVQVEEKNLRLAFAKLWEVKKEEPAKTSFWKKWFG, encoded by the coding sequence ATGACAGATTTATCAAAACAATTACTTGAAAAAGCTCATGGTGGGCCAAAATTAAATCCAGATGAGCAAAGACGCTATCTTGGCACTTTTGAGGAAAGAGTTCTTGGATATGCAGATATTGACACAGCAAATAGCCCTCAGTTAGAAAAAGGCTTTTTATCTATTTTAGAAAATCTTCAGGAAAAAGCAGAACCACTATTTGTGAAGATTTCACCAAATATCGAATTTGACAAACAAGTTTTCTACTTAAAAGAAGCAAAAGAAACTGATAGTCAAGCTACCATTGTATCTGAAGAGCATACTTCTTCTCCTTTTGGCCTTATTATCCACACCAATGCACCAGTTCAAGTAGAAGAAAAGAACCTTCGACTTGCTTTTGCAAAACTTTGGGAAGTTAAAAAGGAAGAACCAGCCAAAACATCCTTCTGGAAAAAATGGTTTGGCTAA
- a CDS encoding UDP-N-acetylglucosamine 1-carboxyvinyltransferase, with amino-acid sequence MRKIVINGGLPLQGEITISGAKNSVVALIPAIILADDVVTLDCVPDISDVASLVEIMELMGATVKRYDDVLEIDPRGVQNIPMPYGKINSLRASYYFYGSLLGRFGEATVGLPGGCDLGPRPIDLHLKAFEAMGATVSYEGDNMKLSAKETGLHGASIYMDTVSVGATINTMIAAVKANGRTIIENAAREPEIIDVATLLNNMGAHIRGAGTNIIIIDGVERLHGTRHQVIPDRIEAGTYISLAAAVGKGIRINNVLYEHLEGFIAKLEEMGVRMTVSEDSIFVEEQSNLKAINIKTAPYPGFATDLQQPITPLLLTANGRGTIVDTIYEKRVNHVFELAKMDADISTTNGHILYTGGRGLRGASVKATDLRAGAALVIAGLMAEGQTEITNIEFILRGYSDIIEKLRNLGADIRLVED; translated from the coding sequence ATGAGAAAAATTGTTATCAATGGTGGCTTGCCCCTGCAAGGTGAGATTACCATTAGTGGTGCAAAAAATAGTGTAGTAGCTTTGATTCCAGCTATTATTTTGGCAGATGATGTTGTAACTTTGGATTGTGTGCCAGATATTTCCGATGTGGCAAGTCTTGTCGAAATCATGGAATTAATGGGTGCTACTGTTAAGAGATATGATGATGTGTTAGAAATTGATCCAAGAGGTGTTCAGAATATTCCAATGCCTTATGGGAAAATCAATAGTCTTCGTGCATCTTATTATTTTTATGGAAGTCTTTTAGGTCGCTTTGGTGAAGCTACTGTTGGTTTACCTGGTGGATGTGATTTGGGACCTCGCCCTATTGACTTACACCTTAAGGCTTTTGAAGCTATGGGAGCAACTGTTAGCTACGAGGGAGATAACATGAAGTTATCTGCTAAAGAAACAGGACTTCACGGCGCAAGTATCTACATGGATACGGTTAGTGTGGGTGCGACGATTAATACGATGATTGCTGCGGTTAAAGCAAATGGTCGTACTATTATTGAAAATGCAGCCCGTGAACCTGAGATTATTGACGTTGCTACTCTATTGAATAACATGGGTGCCCATATCCGTGGTGCTGGAACCAATATCATCATTATTGATGGTGTTGAAAGATTACATGGAACGCGTCATCAGGTGATTCCAGATCGTATCGAAGCGGGAACATACATTTCCTTAGCTGCAGCAGTTGGTAAGGGAATTCGTATTAACAATGTATTATACGAACACCTAGAAGGATTTATTGCTAAGTTAGAGGAAATGGGAGTTCGAATGACTGTATCCGAGGATAGTATTTTTGTCGAAGAACAGTCTAATTTGAAAGCAATTAATATTAAGACGGCTCCTTATCCAGGCTTTGCAACTGATTTGCAACAACCGATTACTCCTCTTTTGCTAACAGCTAATGGTCGTGGTACAATTGTTGATACGATTTACGAAAAACGTGTAAACCATGTTTTTGAATTAGCTAAAATGGACGCAGATATATCAACAACAAATGGTCATATTTTATACACAGGTGGACGTGGTTTACGTGGAGCAAGTGTTAAAGCGACTGACCTGAGAGCTGGTGCAGCTTTAGTTATTGCTGGTTTGATGGCCGAGGGACAAACTGAAATTACCAATATCGAGTTTATCTTACGTGGTTATTCTGATATTATCGAAAAATTACGTAATCTAGGAGCGGATATTAGACTTGTTGAGGATTAA
- a CDS encoding methionyl aminopeptidase has translation MITLKSAREIEAMDKAGDFLASIHIGLRDLIKPGVDMWEVEEYVRRRCKEENFLPLQIGVDGAMMDYPYATCCSLNDEVAHAFPRHYILKDGDLLKVDMVLGGPIAKSDLNVSKLNFNNVEQMKKYTQSYSGGLADSCWAYAVGTPSEKVKNLMDVTKEAMYKGIEQAVVGNRIGDIGAAIQEYAESRGYGVVRDLVGHGVGPTMHEEPMVPNYGIAGRGLRLREGMVLTIEPMINTGDWEIDTDMKTGWAHKTIDGGLSCQYEHQFVITKDGPVILTSQGEEGTY, from the coding sequence ATGATAACATTAAAATCAGCTCGTGAAATTGAAGCTATGGATAAAGCCGGTGATTTCCTCGCAAGTATTCATATCGGCTTGCGTGATTTGATTAAGCCTGGCGTAGATATGTGGGAAGTAGAAGAGTATGTTCGTCGTCGTTGTAAGGAAGAAAATTTCCTTCCGCTTCAGATTGGAGTTGACGGTGCCATGATGGACTATCCTTATGCTACCTGCTGTTCTCTTAACGATGAAGTAGCTCACGCTTTCCCTCGTCATTATATCTTGAAAGATGGTGATTTGCTTAAGGTTGATATGGTTTTGGGCGGTCCAATTGCTAAATCTGACCTGAATGTCTCAAAATTAAACTTCAATAATGTTGAACAAATGAAGAAATACACTCAGAGCTATTCTGGTGGTCTTGCAGACTCATGTTGGGCTTATGCTGTCGGTACACCTTCCGAAAAAGTGAAAAACTTGATGGATGTAACTAAAGAAGCCATGTATAAGGGGATTGAGCAAGCTGTTGTTGGGAACCGTATTGGTGATATTGGTGCAGCCATTCAAGAATACGCTGAAAGTCGTGGTTACGGTGTAGTGCGTGATTTGGTTGGTCATGGTGTTGGTCCAACTATGCATGAAGAACCAATGGTTCCTAACTATGGTATTGCTGGTCGTGGGCTTCGTCTCCGTGAAGGAATGGTTTTGACCATTGAACCGATGATCAATACAGGTGACTGGGAAATTGATACAGATATGAAAACTGGTTGGGCGCATAAGACCATTGACGGTGGATTGTCATGTCAGTATGAACACCAATTTGTCATTACGAAAGATGGACCTGTTATCTTGACTAGCCAAGGTGAAGAAGGGACTTATTAA
- a CDS encoding bifunctional riboflavin kinase/FAD synthetase, with translation MIITIPIKNQKDIGTPSDSVVVLGYFDGIHKGHQELFRVANKAARKDLLPIVVMTFNESPKIALEPYHPDLFLHILNPAERERKLKREGVEELYLLDFSSKFASLTAEEFFATYIKAMNAKIIVAGFDYTFGSDKKTAEDLKNYFDGEVIIVPPVEDEKGKISSTRIRQAILDGNVKEAGELLGAPLPSRGMVVHGNARGRTIGYPTANLVLLDRTYMPADGVYVVDVEIQRQKYRAMASVGKNVTFDGEEARFEVNIFDFNQDIYGETVMVYWLDHIRDMTKFDSVDQLVDQLKADEEVARNWS, from the coding sequence ATGATTATTACTATTCCTATAAAAAATCAAAAAGATATTGGCACACCATCCGATTCGGTCGTTGTTCTCGGCTATTTTGATGGTATACATAAGGGACATCAAGAACTATTTCGTGTTGCCAACAAGGCTGCGAGAAAGGATTTATTGCCTATCGTAGTTATGACCTTTAATGAATCTCCAAAGATTGCTTTAGAGCCTTATCATCCGGATTTGTTTTTGCATATTTTGAACCCTGCTGAGCGTGAAAGAAAATTAAAGCGTGAAGGTGTAGAAGAATTATATCTCCTTGATTTTAGTAGCAAATTTGCTAGTCTCACAGCAGAAGAATTTTTTGCGACTTATATTAAGGCTATGAATGCTAAAATTATTGTTGCAGGTTTTGATTATACATTTGGTTCTGACAAAAAAACGGCAGAAGATTTAAAGAATTACTTTGATGGAGAAGTTATCATTGTTCCACCTGTAGAAGATGAGAAAGGAAAGATTAGTTCAACTCGTATCCGTCAAGCTATTTTAGACGGAAATGTGAAAGAAGCAGGAGAACTTTTGGGGGCACCGCTTCCATCAAGAGGTATGGTGGTTCATGGCAATGCTCGTGGTCGTACGATTGGTTATCCAACAGCTAATTTGGTGCTTTTAGACCGTACTTATATGCCAGCAGATGGTGTTTATGTCGTTGATGTTGAGATTCAAAGACAGAAGTATCGTGCTATGGCTAGTGTTGGGAAAAATGTGACCTTTGATGGAGAAGAAGCACGTTTTGAAGTCAATATTTTTGATTTTAATCAAGATATTTATGGGGAAACAGTCATGGTTTATTGGCTTGATCACATTCGAGATATGACCAAATTTGACTCAGTTGACCAATTAGTGGATCAGTTAAAGGCTGATGAAGAAGTAGCTCGGAATTGGTCTTAA
- the spxR gene encoding CBS-HotDog domain-containing transcription factor SpxR, protein MSKHQEILSYLEELPVGKRVSVRSISNHLGVSDGTAYRAIKEAENRGIVETRPRSGTIRVKSQKVAIERLTFAEIAEVTTSEVLAGQEGLDREFSKFSIGAMTEQNILSYLHDGGLLIVGDRTRIQLLALENENAVLVTGGFQVHDDVLKLANQKGIPVLRSKNDTFTIATMINKALSNVQIKTDILTVEKLYRPSHEYGFLRETDTVKDYLDLVRKNRSSRFPVINQHQVVVGVVTMRDAGDKSPSTTIDKVMSRSLFLVGLSTNIANVSQRMIAEDFEMVPVVRNNQTLLGVVTRRDVMEKMSRSQVSALPTFSEQIGQKLSYHHDEVVITVEPFMLEKNGVLANGVLSEILTHMTQDLVVNSGRNLIIEQMLIYFLQAVQIDDILRIQARIIHHTRRSAIIDYDIYHGHQIVSKANVTVKIN, encoded by the coding sequence ATGAGTAAACACCAAGAAATTCTAAGTTATTTGGAAGAATTACCTGTTGGTAAAAGAGTCAGTGTTCGAAGCATTTCCAACCATCTAGGAGTCAGTGATGGAACGGCCTATCGGGCCATTAAAGAAGCTGAAAACCGTGGAATTGTAGAGACTCGCCCAAGAAGTGGTACTATCCGTGTTAAATCTCAGAAAGTTGCTATAGAGAGATTAACTTTTGCTGAAATTGCAGAAGTGACTACTTCTGAAGTGTTAGCTGGACAGGAAGGACTTGATAGAGAATTTAGTAAGTTCTCAATCGGTGCCATGACCGAACAAAACATCTTATCTTATCTCCATGATGGTGGGCTCCTGATTGTCGGAGATCGTACTCGTATCCAATTACTAGCACTTGAAAATGAAAATGCAGTTCTGGTTACAGGTGGATTTCAGGTTCATGATGATGTGCTTAAACTGGCCAATCAAAAAGGAATTCCAGTTCTGAGAAGCAAGAACGACACTTTTACCATTGCGACCATGATAAATAAAGCCCTGTCAAATGTACAAATCAAGACTGATATTCTGACAGTTGAGAAACTTTATCGCCCAAGTCATGAGTATGGTTTTCTGAGGGAAACAGACACAGTCAAAGATTATTTGGACTTAGTTCGTAAGAATCGTAGCAGTCGTTTCCCAGTTATCAATCAGCACCAGGTCGTTGTTGGGGTTGTTACTATGAGAGATGCAGGTGATAAGTCACCAAGTACTACAATTGATAAGGTCATGTCTCGTAGTCTATTTTTGGTTGGATTATCGACAAATATTGCCAATGTGAGTCAACGGATGATTGCTGAAGACTTTGAAATGGTACCGGTTGTTCGAAATAATCAAACATTGCTTGGGGTTGTAACCAGACGAGATGTCATGGAGAAGATGAGTCGTTCCCAAGTTTCTGCTCTACCGACTTTTTCTGAGCAGATTGGTCAAAAACTTTCTTATCATCATGATGAAGTAGTGATTACAGTGGAACCCTTTATGCTTGAGAAAAACGGAGTTTTAGCCAACGGTGTATTGTCAGAAATTCTGACCCACATGACTCAAGATTTAGTTGTAAATAGTGGGCGCAATCTCATCATTGAGCAGATGCTGATCTACTTTTTGCAGGCTGTTCAGATAGATGATATACTGCGCATTCAAGCCCGTATTATCCATCATACGAGACGGTCAGCTATTATTGATTACGATATTTATCATGGTCATCAGATTGTTTCAAAAGCAAATGTAACCGTTAAAATTAATTAG
- a CDS encoding glycerate kinase, translated as MKIVIAPDSFKESLSAQQVAEAIKRGFQQSIADVECLLYPVGDGGEGTVDAIRHSIDLEEKWIKVTGSFGQKEAMRYFQKGELALFEVADLVGLGKIPLEKRNPLQIQTCGIGELIRHLIAKGITEIYIGVGGTASNDGGLGIAAGLGYQFYDRDGNVLPACGQSLLNLGSVSIENRYEIPEDVQIRILADVVSPLCGYQGATYTFGKQKCLDPTMFEAVDQAIQDFYEKFSPVTLEIKGAGAGGGIAGGLCAFAQANIVSGIDTCLNLVNFDKKVSHADLVVVGEGRLDRQSLAGKAPIGVAKRTPVGVPVIAICGSLAEDLPSLPFENIQAAFSILEKSEPLEDSLKNASLYLEHTSANIGRLLSMCNI; from the coding sequence ATGAAGATTGTAATTGCACCGGATTCGTTTAAGGAAAGCTTGTCCGCTCAACAGGTAGCTGAAGCAATAAAAAGAGGCTTCCAACAATCGATAGCAGATGTAGAATGTCTCCTCTACCCTGTTGGTGATGGTGGGGAAGGTACAGTAGATGCTATTCGGCATTCTATTGACCTTGAAGAAAAATGGATCAAAGTGACAGGATCTTTTGGACAAAAAGAAGCCATGCGCTATTTTCAAAAAGGGGAACTGGCTCTATTTGAAGTAGCTGATTTGGTTGGCCTTGGAAAAATTCCGCTAGAGAAACGAAATCCACTTCAAATCCAAACTTGTGGTATTGGAGAGTTGATTCGTCATCTCATTGCTAAAGGGATTACAGAAATCTATATCGGCGTTGGTGGCACGGCCAGTAATGATGGAGGACTGGGGATTGCTGCTGGTTTAGGTTATCAATTTTATGATAGGGATGGAAATGTCTTGCCGGCTTGCGGTCAATCCTTATTAAACTTAGGTTCTGTTTCAATAGAAAATCGTTATGAAATTCCTGAAGATGTTCAAATTCGTATTTTAGCAGATGTCGTGAGTCCCTTATGTGGATATCAAGGTGCGACCTACACGTTTGGCAAGCAAAAATGCCTAGATCCTACTATGTTTGAGGCCGTAGATCAAGCGATCCAAGATTTTTATGAAAAATTCTCACCTGTAACATTGGAAATTAAAGGAGCAGGAGCTGGTGGAGGCATTGCTGGCGGTTTGTGTGCCTTTGCTCAGGCAAATATCGTGTCTGGAATTGATACCTGCTTGAACTTAGTCAACTTTGATAAGAAAGTTTCACATGCTGACTTGGTTGTTGTTGGAGAAGGAAGGCTAGATCGTCAAAGCCTAGCAGGTAAAGCTCCTATTGGTGTTGCAAAAAGAACCCCTGTCGGAGTTCCTGTCATTGCTATTTGTGGTAGTCTTGCTGAAGATTTACCTTCCTTACCATTTGAGAATATCCAAGCGGCTTTTTCAATTTTGGAGAAAAGTGAACCTCTAGAAGATAGTTTGAAAAATGCCAGTCTCTATCTGGAGCACACGTCTGCCAATATTGGGCGTTTATTAAGTATGTGCAATATTTAG
- a CDS encoding YitT family protein, whose amino-acid sequence MIKKIYPILTILLGAAIYAFGLTYFVVPHHLFEGGATGITLITFYLFKIPVSLMNLLINIPLFILAWKIFGAKSLYSSLLGTLALSAWLAFFERIPLHIDLQGDLLITALIAGILLGIGLGIIFNAGGTTGGTDIVARILNKYTHISMGKLLFILDFCILMLILLIFKDLRLVSYTLLFDFIVSRVIDLIGEGGYAGKGFMIITERPDQLAKAINDDLGRGVTFISGQGYYSQKDLKIIYCIVGRNEIVKMKEMIHRIDPQAFITITEAHEILGEGFTFEK is encoded by the coding sequence ATGATTAAAAAAATTTATCCCATTTTAACCATTTTACTAGGTGCTGCTATCTATGCTTTTGGTCTAACTTATTTTGTAGTTCCTCATCATCTCTTTGAGGGAGGGGCGACAGGTATTACCCTCATCACCTTTTATCTTTTTAAAATCCCTGTTTCTCTTATGAATTTGCTGATTAATATTCCCCTTTTCATCCTAGCTTGGAAGATTTTTGGAGCAAAGTCCCTCTATTCTAGTTTACTAGGAACCTTAGCCTTGTCCGCCTGGTTGGCCTTTTTTGAACGTATTCCCCTTCATATTGATCTTCAAGGTGATTTACTAATCACTGCCCTTATAGCTGGGATTCTATTGGGAATTGGTCTTGGAATTATCTTTAATGCTGGAGGTACAACTGGTGGTACTGATATTGTAGCTCGTATTCTCAACAAGTACACTCATATATCAATGGGAAAACTGCTCTTTATCTTAGATTTTTGTATTCTCATGCTCATTCTCCTAATCTTCAAGGACTTGAGATTGGTTTCCTACACGCTCTTATTTGATTTTATCGTTTCGCGTGTCATTGATTTGATTGGCGAAGGAGGCTATGCTGGTAAAGGCTTTATGATTATTACCGAACGTCCTGACCAACTTGCTAAGGCGATTAATGATGACCTAGGTAGAGGCGTTACTTTTATTTCTGGTCAAGGCTACTATAGTCAAAAAGATTTGAAAATTATTTACTGTATTGTCGGTAGAAATGAGATTGTGAAAATGAAGGAAATGATTCATCGAATCGATCCTCAAGCCTTTATAACCATTACAGAAGCCCATGAAATCCTTGGAGAAGGATTCACCTTTGAAAAATAA
- the glgA gene encoding glycogen synthase GlgA, translated as MKILFVAAEGAPFSKTGGLGDVIGALPKSLVKAGHEVAVILPYYDMVEAKFGNQIEDVLHFEVSVGWRRQYCGIKKTVLNGVTFYFIDNQYYFFRGHVYGDFDDGERFAFFQLAAIEAMERIDFIPDLLHVHDYHTAMIPFLLKEKYRWIQAYEGIKTVLTIHNLEFQGQFSEGMLWDLFGVGFERYADGTLRWNNCLNWMKAGILYADRVSTVSPSYAHEIMTSQFGCNLDQILRMESGKVSGIVNGIDADLYNPQTDALLDYHFNQEDLSGKAQNKAKLQERVGLPVRADVPLVGIVSRLTRQKGFDVVVESLHHILQNDVQIVLLGTGDPAFEGAFSWFAQIYPDKLSANITFDVKLAQEIYAACDLFLMPSRFEPCGLSQMMAMRYGTLPLVHEVGGLRDTVKAFNPIEGSGTGFSFDNLSPYWLNWTFQTALDLYRNHPDVWRNLQKQAMECDFSLDTACRSYLELYHSLVN; from the coding sequence ATGAAAATTTTATTTGTAGCAGCTGAGGGTGCGCCCTTTTCAAAAACAGGTGGTTTGGGAGACGTCATTGGCGCTCTTCCTAAATCACTGGTAAAAGCGGGCCATGAAGTTGCAGTAATTTTACCCTACTATGACATGGTAGAGGCTAAATTTGGAAATCAGATTGAAGATGTTCTTCATTTTGAGGTGAGTGTTGGTTGGCGCAGACAGTATTGTGGGATTAAGAAAACAGTCTTAAACGGTGTGACCTTCTACTTTATTGACAACCAATATTATTTCTTCCGTGGTCATGTTTACGGCGATTTTGATGACGGAGAACGCTTTGCTTTCTTCCAACTAGCTGCCATTGAGGCTATGGAAAGGATTGACTTTATTCCTGATCTTCTCCATGTTCATGACTACCATACAGCTATGATTCCTTTCTTGTTGAAGGAAAAATACCGTTGGATTCAAGCCTATGAGGGCATTAAAACAGTTTTAACCATTCATAATTTAGAATTCCAGGGACAATTTTCAGAAGGAATGTTATGGGATTTGTTTGGAGTCGGCTTTGAACGTTACGCTGATGGCACCCTTCGCTGGAACAACTGTCTGAATTGGATGAAGGCTGGTATTCTTTATGCGGACCGTGTTTCAACCGTTTCACCTAGTTATGCTCATGAAATTATGACCAGTCAGTTCGGATGTAACTTGGATCAGATTCTTCGAATGGAGTCTGGCAAGGTGTCTGGTATCGTGAATGGGATTGATGCTGACCTTTATAATCCTCAGACGGATGCTCTTTTAGATTATCATTTTAATCAGGAAGATTTGTCTGGTAAAGCCCAAAACAAGGCAAAATTGCAAGAAAGAGTTGGCTTGCCAGTTAGAGCTGACGTTCCTCTGGTGGGAATTGTTTCTCGTTTGACACGTCAAAAAGGTTTTGATGTGGTGGTGGAAAGTCTTCACCATATCTTGCAAAATGATGTTCAGATTGTTCTTTTGGGAACTGGAGATCCAGCCTTTGAAGGAGCTTTCTCGTGGTTTGCTCAGATTTACCCAGACAAGCTATCAGCAAATATCACTTTTGATGTCAAACTTGCTCAAGAAATCTACGCTGCTTGTGACCTCTTCCTCATGCCGAGTCGTTTTGAACCGTGTGGCTTGTCTCAGATGATGGCTATGCGTTACGGAACCTTGCCATTGGTCCATGAAGTTGGTGGCTTGCGAGATACCGTTAAAGCCTTCAATCCAATTGAAGGAAGCGGTACTGGCTTTAGCTTTGACAATTTATCTCCTTACTGGTTAAATTGGACTTTCCAAACAGCTTTGGACTTGTATAGAAACCATCCTGATGTTTGGAGAAATCTACAAAAACAAGCTATGGAGTGTGATTTCTCGTTGGATACAGCCTGCAGGTCATACCTTGAGTTGTACCATAGTTTAGTTAATTAA
- the serB gene encoding phosphoserine phosphatase SerB produces the protein MSQVKGLCVMDVDGTLILEEVIDLLGREAGREEEISQITSRAMRGELDFESSLRKRVSLLEGLPVSVFDKVFNTIHLTPNAQKFISILQKNGILVGLVSGGFTPIVERLAKSLGIAYFSANQLEVKGGFLTGKLVGQIISPQVKKETLEKWREKLKLTRERTVAIGDGANDLLMLKAAGLGIAFCAKEVLKKEIPNHVDKRDFLEVLPLIDFLE, from the coding sequence ATGTCTCAAGTAAAAGGTTTGTGTGTTATGGATGTTGATGGAACCTTAATCCTAGAAGAAGTGATTGATCTTTTGGGTAGAGAGGCAGGTCGTGAGGAGGAAATTTCACAGATTACAAGTCGGGCAATGCGAGGAGAGTTAGACTTTGAAAGCAGTTTAAGAAAAAGAGTGTCCTTGCTGGAAGGTCTTCCTGTTTCGGTTTTTGATAAAGTCTTCAACACTATTCATCTAACGCCAAATGCCCAGAAATTTATCTCTATTCTCCAAAAGAATGGCATCCTAGTTGGTCTGGTGTCCGGTGGTTTTACTCCAATAGTTGAGAGATTAGCAAAATCTCTTGGAATTGCCTATTTCTCTGCCAACCAACTGGAAGTCAAAGGTGGCTTTCTAACAGGGAAATTAGTTGGACAAATTATCAGTCCCCAGGTCAAAAAAGAGACTCTGGAAAAATGGAGAGAGAAACTGAAACTTACTAGAGAAAGAACAGTTGCAATCGGTGATGGAGCCAATGATTTATTGATGTTGAAGGCGGCGGGACTTGGAATCGCCTTTTGTGCCAAAGAAGTGCTCAAAAAAGAAATACCGAATCATGTTGACAAGAGGGATTTTTTAGAAGTTCTACCTTTGATTGACTTTTTAGAATGA
- a CDS encoding GNAT family N-acetyltransferase, translated as MNIWTKLAMFSFFETDRLYLRPFFFSDSKDFHEIASNPENLQFIFPTQASLEESQYAMANYFMKSPLGVWAICDKKTEKMIGSIKFEKLDEIKKEAELGYFLRKDVWCQGFMTEVVKKLCQLSFEEFGLKQLSIITHLENEASQRVALKSGFRLFRQFKGSDRYTRKMRDYLEFRFVKGEINE; from the coding sequence ATGAATATTTGGACCAAATTAGCAATGTTTTCTTTTTTTGAAACGGATCGCTTGTATTTGCGTCCTTTCTTTTTTAGTGATAGTAAGGACTTCCATGAGATAGCTTCAAATCCAGAAAATCTCCAATTTATTTTCCCGACTCAGGCAAGTTTGGAAGAAAGTCAATATGCAATGGCCAATTATTTTATGAAATCTCCATTAGGAGTATGGGCTATTTGTGACAAGAAAACTGAAAAAATGATTGGTTCAATTAAGTTTGAAAAGCTAGATGAAATTAAAAAAGAAGCAGAACTTGGTTATTTTTTGAGAAAAGATGTGTGGTGTCAAGGTTTTATGACTGAAGTTGTAAAAAAACTTTGCCAACTTTCTTTTGAGGAATTTGGCTTAAAACAATTATCCATCATTACCCACCTTGAAAATGAAGCTAGTCAACGGGTTGCTCTTAAGTCTGGATTTCGTTTGTTCCGTCAGTTTAAAGGAAGTGATCGCTATACAAGAAAAATGCGAGATTATCTTGAGTTTCGCTTTGTAAAGGGAGAAATTAATGAGTAA